One stretch of Comamonas testosteroni DNA includes these proteins:
- a CDS encoding YbdK family carboxylate-amine ligase, translating into MTHEVEHIQPTAAEAGGLGEFAPSQALTLGVELELQLLNTHHYDMTPYAPDMLALLKNAKVPGSIVPEVTASMIEISTGICSDAQDAYEQLAVTRDALVKAADRLNIALAGGGTHPFQQWHQQRIYDKPRFKELTALYGYLTKQFTIFGQHVHVGCPSADDALMMLHRLSRYIPHFIALSASSPFVQGQDTAFDSARLNSVFAFPLSGRAPFALHWEDFERYFVKMAATGVIHSMKDFYWDIRPKPEFGTVEVRVFDTPLSIHRAAQLAAYVQALGAWFLSEQPFEPSEDDYLVYTYNRFQACRFGLDGTYVDPASSEQLPLREHIEQTLERITAHSPASGKSALRELAQVLQGGNDASWLRGSYARVQQLPEVVRQASLRFAGRP; encoded by the coding sequence ATGACGCATGAAGTCGAACACATCCAACCGACTGCAGCAGAGGCTGGTGGCCTGGGCGAATTCGCTCCATCTCAGGCATTGACGCTGGGCGTGGAGCTGGAGCTGCAGCTGCTCAACACCCATCACTACGATATGACGCCTTATGCGCCCGATATGTTGGCGCTGCTCAAGAACGCCAAGGTTCCAGGCTCCATCGTTCCCGAGGTGACGGCCAGCATGATCGAAATCTCTACCGGCATTTGTAGCGATGCACAGGACGCGTATGAGCAGTTGGCGGTCACGCGCGATGCCCTGGTCAAGGCGGCTGACCGGCTCAATATCGCGCTGGCCGGTGGCGGTACGCACCCGTTTCAGCAATGGCACCAGCAGCGCATTTACGACAAGCCGCGCTTCAAGGAACTGACGGCGCTGTACGGCTATCTGACCAAGCAGTTCACCATCTTCGGCCAGCATGTGCATGTGGGCTGTCCCAGTGCTGATGATGCGCTGATGATGCTGCACCGGCTCTCGCGCTATATCCCGCATTTCATTGCGCTGTCCGCATCCAGCCCCTTTGTGCAGGGGCAGGACACGGCGTTTGACTCTGCGCGCCTGAACTCGGTGTTCGCATTTCCTCTCTCGGGGCGCGCGCCATTTGCCTTGCACTGGGAGGACTTCGAGCGCTACTTTGTCAAGATGGCTGCCACGGGCGTGATTCACAGCATGAAGGACTTCTACTGGGATATCCGTCCCAAGCCGGAGTTCGGCACTGTGGAAGTACGTGTCTTCGATACGCCATTGTCCATCCATCGCGCGGCGCAACTGGCGGCCTATGTTCAGGCGCTGGGCGCCTGGTTCCTCAGTGAGCAGCCCTTCGAACCCAGCGAAGACGACTATCTGGTCTACACCTATAACCGCTTCCAGGCCTGCCGGTTTGGTCTGGACGGCACCTATGTGGACCCCGCCTCCAGCGAGCAACTGCCGCTGCGCGAGCATATTGAGCAGACGCTGGAGCGCATCACCGCCCATTCGCCGGCATCCGGCAAGAGCGCTTTGCGGGAGCTGGCCCAGGTGCTGCAGGGCGGCAACGATGCGAGCTGGCTGCGCGGGAGCTATGCCCGGGTGCAGCAGTTGCCGGAGGTGGTACGCCAGGCTTCGCTCAGATTTGCCGGCAGGCCCTGA
- a CDS encoding DUF2322 family protein produces the protein MAFSDNLKQLPSIAHIAELQLIDSEGKLAASIPNAPGKAGSVTVYNALYARHGSINVAAAEEGLQLFAEHTEDAKARPGAHPNIDRLLDVIASGKGYAVTVIAA, from the coding sequence ATGGCCTTTTCCGACAACCTCAAGCAACTTCCCTCCATCGCCCATATCGCCGAGCTGCAGCTGATCGACTCGGAGGGCAAGCTGGCCGCAAGCATCCCGAATGCGCCTGGCAAAGCCGGCTCGGTCACGGTCTACAACGCGCTCTACGCAAGACATGGCAGCATCAATGTCGCCGCTGCCGAAGAAGGTCTGCAGCTGTTTGCCGAGCATACCGAAGACGCCAAGGCACGCCCCGGTGCCCATCCCAATATCGATCGCCTTCTGGACGTGATTGCCAGCGGCAAGGGCTATGCCGTGACGGTGATCGCCGCCTGA
- a CDS encoding AAA family ATPase yields the protein MQTSLALTPSQLSEFLLNVATVRPVFIWGPPGIGKSALVQNFAQSVGLDCVSLLGSQLAPEDLLGVPQIIDGVTRFCPPAMIAREQPYCLFLDELNACSQDVQKAFYSLILERRVGEYLMPEGSIVIAAGNRAQDSAIVRTMSSALVNRMIHVQLKVSASEWLQWAQQAQLHTLVLEYLAQRPDHLWSQPPKHEEAFSTPRSWHMLSDALQSYGDALNLHTFEALSSGCLTPQHAAQFKAFYKLAEDRHRLDAIFKGDANWPHAPQDRDVLYFLAQAFRARLLKILPADKQQSGGELQQNVHRSKAMLKELAQISLEMAQIVTAESDGQTLPAWYMVEIVRDLPRLVEARETARA from the coding sequence ATGCAAACCAGTCTGGCTCTCACTCCGTCGCAACTGAGCGAATTCCTTCTCAACGTCGCCACCGTACGCCCCGTGTTCATCTGGGGGCCGCCAGGCATCGGCAAGTCGGCACTGGTACAGAACTTTGCGCAAAGCGTGGGGCTTGACTGCGTGTCCCTGCTGGGCAGCCAGCTCGCGCCAGAAGATTTGCTGGGCGTGCCGCAGATCATTGACGGCGTGACCCGCTTTTGCCCGCCCGCCATGATTGCGCGCGAGCAGCCCTATTGCCTGTTCCTGGACGAGCTCAACGCCTGCAGCCAGGATGTGCAAAAGGCTTTCTACAGCCTGATTCTGGAGCGCCGCGTGGGCGAATACCTGATGCCCGAGGGCTCCATCGTGATTGCGGCAGGCAACCGCGCCCAGGACTCCGCGATTGTGCGCACCATGTCCTCCGCCCTGGTCAACCGCATGATTCATGTGCAGCTCAAGGTCAGCGCCAGCGAGTGGCTGCAATGGGCACAGCAGGCCCAGTTGCATACTCTGGTGCTCGAATACCTGGCCCAGCGTCCCGACCATCTGTGGAGCCAGCCGCCCAAGCATGAGGAGGCGTTTTCCACGCCGCGCTCCTGGCATATGCTGAGCGACGCCCTGCAGTCCTATGGCGATGCGCTGAACCTGCATACGTTCGAGGCCCTGAGCAGCGGCTGCCTCACGCCCCAGCATGCGGCGCAGTTCAAGGCCTTCTACAAACTCGCCGAGGACCGCCATCGTCTGGACGCCATCTTCAAGGGCGACGCCAACTGGCCCCATGCGCCGCAGGACCGAGATGTGCTGTATTTCCTGGCCCAGGCCTTCCGCGCGCGTCTGCTCAAGATCCTGCCCGCCGACAAGCAGCAAAGCGGCGGCGAGTTGCAGCAAAACGTGCACCGGTCCAAGGCCATGCTCAAGGAGCTGGCCCAGATCAGCCTGGAAATGGCCCAGATCGTCACCGCCGAAAGCGACGGCCAGACCCTGCCCGCCTGGTATATGGTGGAAATCGTGCGCGACCTGCCGCGACTGGTCGAAGCGCGCGAAACGGCCAGGGCCTGA
- a CDS encoding M20 aminoacylase family protein produces MMNTIKWPGQQELQAWRHDFHRHPETAFQEHRTSARVAELLKSFGLEVHTGLAGTGVVAVLNGSLGVGLSIGLRADMDALNVTELNQCEHASTHAGRMHACGHDGHTSMLLGAAQALSSAPDFAGTVYFIFQPAEENEGGARAMIEEGLFKRFPMDAVYSMHNWPGLPVGTAGVHSTAVMAAFDIFDLTLSGKGCHAAMPHLGKDALLAACQLVTQLPALIAREQEVHKPAVLSVTSFNAGDTYNVMPEVIKLRGTVRCFDMPQRARIEQRFRDAIAATCALHGLEAHLDYRVSYPATINNPRHAEVCAEVLTSVLGEGKVRRDMVPSMASEDFAFMAQECPGVYIWLGNGEDSASLHNPKYDFNDANLPLGMRYWVALVGTLLKDGKLPA; encoded by the coding sequence ATGATGAACACCATCAAATGGCCCGGCCAGCAGGAGCTGCAAGCCTGGCGTCACGACTTTCATCGTCATCCCGAAACCGCGTTTCAGGAGCACCGTACCAGCGCACGCGTGGCTGAGCTCCTGAAGAGCTTCGGTCTCGAAGTGCACACCGGCCTGGCCGGTACCGGCGTGGTCGCCGTGCTCAATGGCAGTCTTGGCGTCGGACTCTCCATCGGCCTGCGCGCCGATATGGATGCGCTGAATGTGACGGAACTCAACCAGTGTGAGCATGCGTCCACGCACGCCGGTCGTATGCATGCCTGTGGCCATGACGGGCATACCAGCATGTTGCTGGGGGCGGCCCAGGCTCTGAGCTCGGCGCCCGATTTTGCGGGGACCGTGTATTTCATCTTCCAGCCCGCCGAGGAAAACGAAGGTGGCGCGCGCGCCATGATCGAAGAAGGGCTGTTCAAGCGCTTTCCCATGGACGCGGTCTACAGCATGCATAACTGGCCGGGTCTGCCGGTGGGTACGGCGGGCGTGCATTCCACAGCCGTGATGGCAGCCTTCGACATCTTTGACCTGACGCTGAGCGGCAAGGGCTGCCATGCCGCCATGCCGCATCTGGGCAAGGACGCGTTGCTGGCGGCCTGTCAGCTGGTGACGCAGCTGCCCGCGCTGATTGCGCGCGAACAGGAGGTTCACAAGCCGGCCGTGCTGAGCGTGACCAGCTTCAACGCCGGCGATACCTACAACGTGATGCCCGAAGTCATCAAGTTGCGCGGCACCGTGCGCTGCTTCGACATGCCTCAGCGCGCGCGCATCGAACAACGTTTTCGCGATGCGATTGCCGCGACCTGCGCGCTGCACGGCCTGGAGGCCCATCTAGACTACCGCGTCAGCTATCCAGCGACCATCAACAACCCCAGGCATGCGGAAGTCTGCGCCGAGGTGCTGACCAGCGTGCTGGGCGAAGGCAAGGTGCGCCGCGATATGGTTCCCAGCATGGCCTCGGAAGACTTTGCCTTCATGGCGCAGGAATGCCCGGGCGTCTATATCTGGCTGGGCAATGGCGAGGACAGCGCCTCTCTGCACAATCCCAAGTACGACTTCAATGATGCCAATCTCCCGCTGGGTATGCGTTACTGGGTGGCGCTGGTGGGTACGCTGCTGAAGGACGGCAAGCTGCCAGCCTGA
- a CDS encoding cation:proton antiporter has product MPFGNLEAGIWPAGFPPLLSWCVLVSAAALLGHLVHRFTGYPRMLGYTMVGLLAGWVGFGDLPWPLQGSSALLLELAVGASLLLAASQVSLPWLLRQPWLLLQSLGESLLTLMVVTAALLVLGWGWAVALAVGVISMAASPAVLLRIADDLRASGAVTDRSLLLATISTLLALLGALVLTVVFVPATAAAGGGLQFSAAGLGRLLLSLLLTLFWALLVTAAFWPVLRWQSSRSDSTAFYLLAAMTAVCLLAEQWGGSAALGFMVAGLMLRNLSPMPLIWPQAFQAANAMLNLLMFVLVASMAAQVGMSFALVSVVASAVLARAVGKFSAVLLLGHGTAIGWRRQWPVACGQFALSGVALLMVSVLVLQWTAFNASVAQQLAAIALPMIALCEVLGVLLAATALWRSGDAHRGVGRAALQRGERRHDA; this is encoded by the coding sequence ATGCCGTTCGGCAATCTGGAGGCGGGCATCTGGCCTGCCGGATTTCCACCGCTGCTGAGCTGGTGCGTGCTGGTTTCGGCCGCCGCCTTGCTCGGTCATCTGGTTCATCGCTTTACCGGCTATCCACGCATGCTTGGCTACACGATGGTCGGTCTGCTTGCCGGCTGGGTGGGGTTTGGTGACCTGCCCTGGCCTCTGCAGGGCAGTTCGGCGCTGTTGCTGGAGCTTGCCGTGGGCGCGAGCTTGTTGCTGGCTGCATCTCAGGTTTCTCTTCCCTGGCTGCTGCGTCAGCCCTGGCTGCTTCTGCAAAGCCTGGGTGAGTCCTTGTTGACTCTGATGGTGGTGACTGCCGCCTTGCTGGTCCTGGGGTGGGGCTGGGCCGTCGCGCTGGCCGTCGGCGTGATATCCATGGCGGCATCGCCGGCTGTACTGCTGCGCATTGCCGATGATTTGCGTGCCAGCGGTGCAGTGACGGATCGCAGTCTGCTGCTGGCAACCATCAGCACCTTGCTGGCGCTGCTGGGGGCGCTGGTGCTGACGGTGGTATTTGTTCCGGCCACGGCTGCGGCGGGCGGCGGCCTGCAGTTCTCGGCTGCGGGACTGGGGCGTTTGCTGCTCAGCCTGCTGTTGACCCTGTTCTGGGCCTTGCTGGTCACGGCCGCTTTCTGGCCGGTGTTGCGCTGGCAGTCATCGCGCAGCGACAGCACGGCCTTCTATCTGCTCGCGGCCATGACTGCGGTCTGCCTGCTTGCCGAGCAATGGGGCGGTTCGGCTGCGCTGGGCTTTATGGTCGCGGGGCTGATGCTGCGCAATCTCAGCCCCATGCCCTTGATCTGGCCCCAGGCCTTTCAGGCGGCCAATGCCATGCTCAATCTGCTGATGTTTGTACTGGTTGCCAGTATGGCCGCCCAGGTCGGCATGTCGTTCGCTCTTGTGTCGGTAGTGGCTAGCGCTGTACTGGCAAGGGCAGTCGGCAAATTCTCTGCGGTTTTGCTATTGGGACACGGTACGGCCATAGGCTGGCGCAGACAATGGCCCGTGGCCTGCGGACAGTTTGCGCTCTCGGGTGTGGCCCTGCTTATGGTCTCTGTCCTGGTGTTGCAGTGGACTGCCTTCAACGCCAGCGTGGCCCAGCAGCTCGCGGCCATTGCCTTGCCCATGATTGCCTTGTGCGAGGTACTGGGTGTGCTGTTGGCTGCAACGGCGCTGTGGCGCAGCGGCGATGCCCATCGTGGCGTGGGCCGCGCAGCCTTGCAAAGAGGGGAGAGACGTCATGACGCATGA
- a CDS encoding DUF3100 domain-containing protein, with amino-acid sequence MRTEVQPAKAALNVGSVVQVFALALVIAALSEWLGPLPISLGVGKVVLLPMIWALLIGLVLGLLRKRMPGPLQLGLYSQNLAAAVLSCALFLFIAKLGLLVGGSLPKLAEVGWGLVLQELGNLVGCVALGMPVALLLGIKREAIGATFSIGREPGLAIIGERFGMDSPEGRGVLAEYITGTLIGAIFISLLAGFVSSLNIFHPLALGMGAGVGSGSMTAAAVGAIAAQHPEMSDQIATFAAAANLIATTVGTYLTLFISLPLALRAYQWLEPILGRKRKQAVVEQAVDLSAAKDEEQAQVPALGLGMRFASWVLVGAMVLIGNRIGHGVPVMDALPGVLLIIAAVFVGDLIYVGTRRMLPAVCWISFIAMAMTFPLTPYAAEVAALTGKVNFLAMITPMLTFAGLSLAKDIPAFRRLGWRIVVVSLLANAGVFLAATLIAQTFVHTL; translated from the coding sequence ATGCGTACAGAGGTGCAGCCGGCCAAGGCCGCGTTGAATGTGGGCAGCGTGGTGCAGGTATTTGCGCTGGCGCTGGTGATTGCGGCATTGTCCGAGTGGCTGGGGCCGCTGCCCATTTCGCTGGGCGTGGGCAAGGTGGTGCTGCTGCCCATGATCTGGGCACTGCTTATCGGCCTGGTGCTGGGTCTGCTGCGCAAGCGCATGCCCGGCCCGCTGCAACTGGGCCTGTACAGCCAGAACCTGGCCGCTGCCGTGCTGTCTTGCGCGCTGTTTCTGTTCATTGCCAAGCTGGGTCTGCTGGTCGGTGGTTCGCTGCCCAAGCTGGCGGAAGTCGGCTGGGGACTGGTGTTGCAGGAGTTGGGCAATCTGGTCGGTTGCGTCGCCCTGGGCATGCCCGTGGCACTGCTGCTGGGCATCAAGCGCGAAGCCATTGGCGCGACGTTCTCCATCGGTCGTGAGCCGGGTCTGGCCATCATCGGCGAGCGTTTCGGCATGGATTCGCCCGAAGGCCGTGGCGTGCTGGCCGAGTACATCACCGGCACGCTGATCGGCGCCATTTTCATCTCGCTGCTGGCCGGCTTTGTCTCCAGCCTCAATATCTTCCACCCGCTGGCCCTGGGCATGGGCGCCGGCGTTGGCTCGGGCAGCATGACGGCTGCCGCTGTGGGCGCGATCGCCGCCCAGCATCCCGAGATGAGCGACCAGATCGCCACCTTTGCCGCTGCTGCCAATCTGATTGCGACGACGGTGGGCACTTATCTGACGCTGTTCATCTCGCTGCCCCTGGCCCTGCGTGCCTATCAATGGCTGGAGCCGATTCTGGGCCGCAAGCGCAAGCAGGCCGTGGTGGAGCAGGCGGTAGACCTGTCTGCCGCCAAGGACGAAGAACAGGCGCAGGTGCCGGCGCTGGGTCTGGGCATGCGCTTCGCTTCCTGGGTTCTGGTCGGCGCCATGGTGCTGATCGGCAACCGCATCGGCCATGGCGTGCCCGTGATGGATGCGCTGCCCGGCGTGCTGCTCATCATTGCCGCTGTGTTTGTCGGCGACCTGATCTATGTCGGCACGCGCCGCATGCTGCCCGCCGTGTGCTGGATTTCGTTCATCGCCATGGCCATGACCTTCCCGCTCACGCCTTATGCCGCCGAAGTGGCAGCTTTGACCGGCAAGGTCAACTTCCTGGCCATGATCACGCCCATGCTTACGTTTGCGGGCCTGTCGCTGGCCAAGGACATCCCGGCCTTCCGCCGTCTGGGCTGGCGCATCGTGGTGGTTTCGCTGCTGGCCAATGCCGGTGTGTTCCTGGCCGCGACGCTGATCGCCCAGACCTTTGTCCACACGCTGTAA
- a CDS encoding aldo/keto reductase, translating to MHSAIAFLQGHASLGMGSWHLGQGRRSWDEEKAALLTGLQLGLSVIDTAEMYGDGLSEKLIGDVLREWPSSKPRPFLVSKVLPMHAGRKGVMRAFGASCERLGVDCMDLYLLHWRGSTPLAETVAAFEDLKMQGKIRHWGVSNFDTDDMKELWQVPGGRNCVVNQVLYNVFSRGIEYDLLPWCQNNGVTVMAYCPLGHGELIEQSLLAEIGARHGVSASVVALTWALRSGHVLPIPESGSADHIRDNVCALQLRLSAEELALIDAASPPPRFKQPLDIL from the coding sequence ATGCACAGTGCCATAGCTTTCTTACAGGGACATGCCAGTCTGGGCATGGGTAGCTGGCATCTTGGCCAGGGGCGGCGTAGCTGGGACGAGGAGAAAGCGGCCTTGCTCACGGGGTTGCAGCTCGGCCTGAGCGTGATCGACACTGCCGAGATGTATGGCGACGGCCTATCCGAGAAACTGATTGGCGATGTGCTGCGTGAGTGGCCGTCCAGCAAGCCCCGGCCCTTTCTGGTCAGCAAGGTGCTGCCCATGCATGCTGGCCGCAAGGGAGTGATGCGTGCGTTCGGTGCCAGCTGCGAGCGCTTGGGAGTGGACTGCATGGACCTGTATTTGCTGCACTGGCGTGGCAGTACGCCGCTGGCCGAGACGGTGGCAGCGTTCGAGGACCTGAAGATGCAGGGCAAGATTCGCCATTGGGGCGTCTCCAATTTCGACACCGACGATATGAAGGAGCTGTGGCAAGTGCCGGGCGGACGCAACTGCGTGGTCAATCAGGTGCTCTACAACGTTTTCAGCCGCGGCATCGAATATGACTTGCTGCCCTGGTGCCAGAACAACGGCGTGACCGTGATGGCGTATTGCCCGCTTGGACATGGTGAGCTGATCGAGCAAAGTTTGCTGGCCGAAATCGGTGCTCGCCATGGTGTCAGTGCCAGTGTGGTGGCTCTGACCTGGGCGCTGCGCAGCGGCCATGTGCTGCCAATTCCCGAGAGCGGCTCGGCAGACCATATCCGAGACAACGTCTGCGCACTGCAGCTCAGGCTCAGTGCCGAGGAGCTGGCGCTGATCGATGCTGCATCGCCCCCGCCGCGCTTCAAGCAGCCGCTGGACATTCTCTGA
- a CDS encoding DUF2167 domain-containing protein, with product MFKSIAAAVLGLSLSLGVSAKTEATQELPPEIKALHWQESGKGEIADKASIKIPSGYAFLGQADTSKLLQAFGNPPSSDHFLIAPKSLDWFAVFSYDETGYVKDDEKIDANDLLKSMQSGDKAGNEQRKKLGLEALYTDGWQVPPHYDTATKRLEWGLRLRGESGEKNVNYTSRILGRSGVMTATLVSDTATLAQNTDEFKKVLAGFDYNSGQTYAEFKNGDKVAAIGLGALVLGGAAAVATKKGLWGAIAGFLAAGWKIIAAAAVALFAGIGKLLGRKKAAE from the coding sequence ATGTTCAAGTCCATCGCGGCCGCCGTTCTCGGCCTGTCACTTTCTCTGGGCGTCTCGGCCAAGACTGAAGCCACTCAGGAATTACCTCCTGAAATCAAGGCCCTGCACTGGCAGGAAAGCGGCAAGGGAGAAATCGCCGACAAGGCCAGCATCAAGATTCCATCGGGCTATGCCTTTCTCGGACAGGCCGACACGTCCAAGCTGCTGCAGGCATTTGGCAACCCGCCCAGCAGCGATCACTTTTTGATTGCGCCCAAATCGCTGGACTGGTTTGCAGTGTTCTCCTATGACGAAACTGGTTACGTGAAGGATGACGAGAAGATCGATGCCAACGACTTGCTCAAATCCATGCAATCAGGCGACAAGGCCGGCAACGAGCAACGCAAGAAGCTGGGTCTTGAAGCGCTGTACACCGATGGCTGGCAGGTTCCCCCACATTACGACACCGCCACCAAGCGACTTGAGTGGGGCCTGCGTCTGCGCGGAGAGTCGGGCGAGAAAAATGTCAACTACACCTCGCGCATTCTGGGCCGCAGCGGCGTGATGACAGCCACCCTGGTATCCGACACCGCCACACTCGCCCAGAACACCGATGAGTTCAAAAAGGTACTCGCCGGCTTCGACTACAACAGCGGCCAGACCTATGCCGAGTTCAAGAACGGTGACAAGGTCGCCGCCATCGGCCTGGGTGCACTGGTACTCGGCGGTGCTGCCGCAGTGGCCACCAAGAAAGGCCTCTGGGGTGCGATTGCAGGCTTTCTGGCTGCAGGCTGGAAGATCATCGCCGCCGCAGCGGTCGCGCTGTTCGCTGGCATAGGCAAACTGCTTGGCCGCAAGAAAGCCGCTGAATAA
- a CDS encoding GGDEF domain-containing protein encodes MVATVILGMLCVHLLCFCVLFMLISRRLPGRKMGMEVFALGNLLLGCAYILQLLGGKPGWSVMSLVNHTLTLCAPVVYVLGAMRFFNQPTPVWRPLVVLALAYSAAQVLVQSALGPEARHAMLAAACALLFLCMTIALLWGTRSFARNMAVEMVVFAILIAGICVLNAMKFMLILKGGLQALDMNSRFQMVFYVYMSFLGTVIPPGAVWLALRRLTDELGSMAAQDPLTKLLNRRGLLDGLEAHFAARKAEPVHLLIVDIDHFKRINDNYGHQFGDNVLYRVAEAIQQSTRRSDLKCRLGGEEFLVLCPGLKGDEVLQLAERIRAAIAAIAIPGISLHGSVTCTATIGVSNPFITSKAFDITLQQADIALYRGKSAGRNRVQRADPEYLVPQVPESKARRSSLSNRERA; translated from the coding sequence ATGGTTGCGACCGTCATCCTTGGCATGCTCTGCGTGCATCTGTTGTGTTTTTGCGTGCTGTTCATGCTGATCAGTCGCAGGCTGCCCGGCAGAAAAATGGGCATGGAAGTCTTTGCTCTGGGCAATCTGCTGCTTGGCTGCGCGTATATATTGCAGCTGCTGGGCGGCAAGCCTGGCTGGAGTGTTATGAGCCTCGTCAATCACACGCTGACGCTGTGCGCGCCGGTAGTGTATGTGCTGGGCGCGATGCGGTTCTTCAATCAGCCGACCCCGGTATGGCGTCCGCTGGTGGTTCTGGCGCTGGCCTACAGTGCGGCTCAGGTGCTGGTGCAGTCTGCGCTGGGTCCGGAGGCGCGTCATGCCATGTTGGCTGCGGCCTGCGCTTTGCTGTTTCTCTGCATGACGATCGCTTTGCTCTGGGGAACGCGCAGCTTTGCCAGGAATATGGCCGTGGAGATGGTGGTGTTTGCCATCCTGATCGCGGGCATATGTGTTCTCAATGCCATGAAGTTCATGCTGATTCTGAAGGGGGGATTGCAGGCTTTGGACATGAACAGCCGGTTCCAGATGGTGTTCTATGTCTATATGTCTTTCCTCGGTACGGTGATTCCGCCAGGCGCTGTCTGGCTGGCCTTGCGCCGTCTGACCGATGAACTCGGCAGCATGGCAGCGCAGGACCCGCTGACCAAGCTGCTCAATCGTCGTGGTTTGCTAGATGGTCTGGAGGCGCATTTCGCAGCCAGGAAAGCCGAACCTGTCCACCTCTTGATCGTGGACATTGACCATTTCAAGCGCATCAACGACAACTATGGACACCAGTTTGGCGACAACGTGCTGTATCGCGTGGCAGAAGCGATTCAGCAGAGCACGCGCAGAAGTGATCTGAAATGTCGTCTGGGCGGCGAGGAGTTTCTGGTCCTTTGCCCGGGCCTGAAGGGCGATGAAGTTCTGCAACTGGCCGAAAGAATACGTGCGGCGATTGCAGCAATCGCGATACCTGGAATCAGCCTGCACGGCTCTGTCACTTGCACGGCGACGATTGGCGTTTCCAATCCGTTCATCACTTCTAAGGCATTTGACATCACGCTGCAGCAGGCCGATATTGCTCTTTATCGGGGCAAGAGCGCCGGGCGCAACCGCGTTCAGCGTGCGGACCCCGAATACCTTGTGCCTCAGGTGCCAGAAAGCAAGGCAAGAAGATCAAGCCTTTCTAACCGGGAAAGGGCCTGA
- a CDS encoding LysR family transcriptional regulator produces MQFGDDNRRMPAFQDSRARYLFEAVYCGSVRAAAEKLGIVPSAVSRQISLLEEELGLTLLERHRSGVVPTEAGQLLLDYHREHTAHRHDMLAKVDALRGLHSGSVSVVSGEGFAQELIDGPIRNFRQQYPGVSISLEIYGTTEIMRRIREDAAEIGLVYYPPADSHITARGAARQPMHAIVHAQHPLASAEQTSLRELSQWPVAMLQGVYGIRQLVEYAEHKDKIHLSPALTSNLISVLLAFVTSGQGVTLLPPCSVTAELASGRLRAIPIHNPAFLDAEMQLITRTGRHLSPAANRFLLYCMQGMQAFQEP; encoded by the coding sequence ATGCAATTTGGCGACGACAATCGCCGCATGCCCGCCTTTCAAGACTCCCGCGCCCGCTATCTGTTTGAAGCCGTCTACTGCGGCTCCGTTCGTGCCGCAGCCGAAAAACTTGGCATCGTGCCCTCGGCCGTCAGCCGCCAGATCAGCCTGCTCGAAGAGGAACTGGGCCTGACCCTGCTGGAGCGCCATCGCAGCGGCGTGGTGCCCACCGAGGCCGGCCAGTTGCTGCTGGACTATCACCGCGAACATACGGCCCACCGTCACGACATGCTGGCCAAGGTCGATGCGCTGCGCGGCCTGCACAGCGGCAGTGTCAGCGTGGTCAGTGGCGAGGGCTTTGCGCAGGAGCTGATCGACGGACCCATTCGCAACTTTCGCCAGCAATATCCGGGCGTCAGCATCTCGCTGGAAATCTACGGCACGACCGAGATCATGCGCCGCATTCGCGAGGATGCTGCCGAGATCGGCCTGGTCTACTACCCGCCCGCCGACAGTCATATCACCGCGCGCGGTGCGGCGCGCCAGCCCATGCATGCCATCGTGCATGCGCAGCACCCGCTGGCCAGCGCTGAGCAAACCTCGCTGCGGGAGCTCAGCCAATGGCCTGTTGCCATGTTGCAAGGCGTGTATGGAATTCGCCAGCTCGTGGAGTATGCGGAACACAAGGACAAGATCCACCTCAGCCCCGCGCTGACCAGCAATCTCATCAGCGTACTGCTGGCCTTTGTCACCAGCGGTCAGGGCGTGACCCTGCTGCCGCCCTGCTCCGTCACGGCCGAGCTGGCAAGCGGGCGCCTGCGCGCCATTCCCATTCACAACCCTGCATTTCTTGACGCCGAAATGCAACTCATCACCCGCACCGGCCGCCATCTGTCCCCGGCGGCCAATCGCTTTCTGCTGTATTGCATGCAAGGCATGCAGGCGTTCCAGGAGCCTTGA